In Lotus japonicus ecotype B-129 chromosome 5, LjGifu_v1.2, one genomic interval encodes:
- the LOC130717758 gene encoding uncharacterized protein LOC130717758 isoform X1 has translation MSSLRHHRAKLMMNIYCFGRNLATSVSSLPPVQLPAQKEAHFWYVLPDEVKRKNLLDRYFEILSPCEKENVLRMRGEDLQKRALLARALVRTTLARYQVKCQIDPKLLKFRKNNYGKPEVDLQYADDWSLPPLHFNLSHTSSLIACGVTMGSPIGIDVEEKQRRLKNDILAFAQRYFSPHEIEMLAHIADPELQRQEFIKLWTLKEAYVKALGKGFSASPFKTFTVRLRNHVKGGIHLLPQAISKAPEITVEPSDDNMKNLSSNWEFVLLDLAGSHYAAVCVEQDIMSAGQGSIPISVTLRKTIPFVEDECISGNDRAVVIGGLSKLLVC, from the exons ATGAGTTCATTACGACACCACAGAGCAAAGTTAATGATGAACATATATTGCTTTGGGAGGAATCTTGCCACTTCAGTATCCTCTTTGCCTCCTGTGCAGCTTCCAGCACAAAA GGAAGCACATTTTTGGTATGTTTTGCCTGATGAGGTAAAGAGAAAAAACCTTTTGGACCGTTATTTCGAAATTCTATCACCTTGTGAGAAAGAAAATGTACTTCGTATGCGTGGGGAAGACCTACAGAAAAGAGCACTCCTAGCTCGTGCATTGGTTCGCACCACGTTAGCAAGAT ATCAGGTAAAATGTCAGATTGATCCAAAATTGTTGAAGTTTAGGAAGAACAATTATGGAAAGCCTGAG GTAGACTTGCAATATGCTGATGATTGGAGCCTACCGCCACTGCATTTTAATTTATCTCACACTTCATCTTTGATAGCTTGTGGTGTAACTATGGGTTCACCT ATTGGAATTGATGTGGAAGAGAAGCAAAGGAGATTAAAGAATGATATTTTAGCCTTTGCACAACGATACTTTTCTCCCCATGAAATTGAAATGCTTGCTCACATTGCCGACCCTGAGCTTCAGCGTCAGGAGTTTATCAAATTATGGACTCTGAAG GAGGCATATGTAAAAGCACTAGGGAAGGGCTTCTCAGCTTCACCTTTTAAGACTTTTACTGTTCGATTAAGAAACCATGTAAAAGGAGGCATCCATCTGCTGCCTCAAGCGATTTCTAAG GCACCTGAAATTACTGTTGAGCCTTCTGATGATAACATGAAGAATCTTTCAAGCAATTGGGAGTTCGTGCTTCTGGATCTGGCTGGTTCTCATTATGCTGCCGTTTGCGTAGAACAGGACATTATGAGTGCAG GCCAAGGGAGCATTCCAATAAGTGTTACCCTGCGAAAAACAATCCCATTTGTTGAAGATGAATGTATTTCTGGAAATGATAGAGCTGTGGTGATTGGTGGCTTGAGCAAACTGTTAGTGTGTTGA
- the LOC130717758 gene encoding uncharacterized protein LOC130717758 isoform X2 gives MRGEDLQKRALLARALVRTTLARYQVKCQIDPKLLKFRKNNYGKPEVDLQYADDWSLPPLHFNLSHTSSLIACGVTMGSPIGIDVEEKQRRLKNDILAFAQRYFSPHEIEMLAHIADPELQRQEFIKLWTLKEAYVKALGKGFSASPFKTFTVRLRNHVKGGIHLLPQAISKAPEITVEPSDDNMKNLSSNWEFVLLDLAGSHYAAVCVEQDIMSAGQGSIPISVTLRKTIPFVEDECISGNDRAVVIGGLSKLLVC, from the exons ATGCGTGGGGAAGACCTACAGAAAAGAGCACTCCTAGCTCGTGCATTGGTTCGCACCACGTTAGCAAGAT ATCAGGTAAAATGTCAGATTGATCCAAAATTGTTGAAGTTTAGGAAGAACAATTATGGAAAGCCTGAG GTAGACTTGCAATATGCTGATGATTGGAGCCTACCGCCACTGCATTTTAATTTATCTCACACTTCATCTTTGATAGCTTGTGGTGTAACTATGGGTTCACCT ATTGGAATTGATGTGGAAGAGAAGCAAAGGAGATTAAAGAATGATATTTTAGCCTTTGCACAACGATACTTTTCTCCCCATGAAATTGAAATGCTTGCTCACATTGCCGACCCTGAGCTTCAGCGTCAGGAGTTTATCAAATTATGGACTCTGAAG GAGGCATATGTAAAAGCACTAGGGAAGGGCTTCTCAGCTTCACCTTTTAAGACTTTTACTGTTCGATTAAGAAACCATGTAAAAGGAGGCATCCATCTGCTGCCTCAAGCGATTTCTAAG GCACCTGAAATTACTGTTGAGCCTTCTGATGATAACATGAAGAATCTTTCAAGCAATTGGGAGTTCGTGCTTCTGGATCTGGCTGGTTCTCATTATGCTGCCGTTTGCGTAGAACAGGACATTATGAGTGCAG GCCAAGGGAGCATTCCAATAAGTGTTACCCTGCGAAAAACAATCCCATTTGTTGAAGATGAATGTATTTCTGGAAATGATAGAGCTGTGGTGATTGGTGGCTTGAGCAAACTGTTAGTGTGTTGA
- the LOC130716613 gene encoding uncharacterized protein LOC130716613, translated as MEVPENRKWMDNRLDCNKHMTDEFIVGIHEFIKFACEQKQFIAGGGLIRCPCKKCKCMRHEKIDTVKVHLCMKGFMSNYHHWTNHGEPIPRMGVERNRDLPKEARKYKPASASSSDGTSPSKIKIGDNDDSSFPPETRTDVAATLGGVLEQLRHGA; from the exons ATGGAAGTGCCTGAAAATAGAAAGTGGATGGATAATAGATTGGACTGCAATAAGCACATGACAGATGAATTTATTGTTGGAATTCATGAATTTATTAAGTTTGCTTGTGAACAAAAACAATTTATTGCTGGAGGTGGGTTGATTAGGTGTCCTTGTAAGAAATGCAAGTGCATGAGACATGAAAAAATAGACACAGTTAAAGTCCATCTATGCATGAAAGGTTTCATGAGTAATTATCATCATTGGACGAATCACGGAGAACCAATTCCCAGAATGGGTGTCGAGAGAAATAGAGACTTGCCAAAAGAGGCTAGGAAATATAAACCTGCCTCTGCCTCATCATCTGATGGTACCTCAccttcaaaaatcaaaataggaGACAATGATGACTCTAGTTTCCCTCCCGAAACCAGAACTGATGTAGCAGCGACTCTTGGG GGTGTTCTTGAGCAGTTGCGGCATGGAGCTTAA